One Erpetoichthys calabaricus chromosome 8, fErpCal1.3, whole genome shotgun sequence DNA segment encodes these proteins:
- the scarf1 gene encoding scavenger receptor class F member 1: MDLILKGLFLSYLLMFCHSQILDIKEKNVCRDKRNPSLLVCCPGWKRQGTNCSVPLCEGPQSCSVNEMCVNPGFCLCKPGFFGANCETSCPPQFWGSECKKVCSCHPHGQCDPVTGQCTCNSNRWGPNCQETCKCGNNAACDPLTGQCICKPGWWGLNCKQQCKCNLDNSKCDLITGKCNCSPGFWGANCALKCMCVHSSCHQETGICHCKPGTWGPACERSCTCQNGNCDPRSGECLCEPGYKSPTCSEPCQAGFYGSGCKMKCGYCKHHKSCDPKNGSCVACELGWNGTLCNQLCPAGRYGENCNGVCRCRGSEVCNRKTGTCLHCNPGWSGPRCDSPCPAGSYGNLCRFQCQPCYHGSCDSVTGHCICDSGYQGDSCNATCPAGFHGQNCSSPCLCRSGTCHPVTGVCDAALGRHEVLIIAILVPLLLVLLAVICCCCCCGTNLNDTKDRSAISDAGPMTRMKHHVICVIANLSSAIPCFVLGSSTWPRVTVAHHDADVTFNHSFIEPPSAGWVSENSFSSFETDEEGPVYCIPPKEGDGAEFQEMASKCNIFPDVSSFNAEDVSQAFPIPRTSSIAKSKRPSVSFAEGTKFGPEERRGSATEMFNILRASKMLWVTSKLSTIQSNTSSLEGEEPSSTEDNHHYEDAEMPDANLNQTDSDKESKSASTGGSGEAQSGRRRTMSNAKRNALPHPAAENTVSVQKGNLEKISTVYVTLGKAVRQSKASSDSSMEGPVQSVLRRLGSLQRQKEDSPKPSGRGDNIIKPPRRKLGARAGLWEQALAASAAKGLPKQQTQVRHSNKLDCSVDSQEGTEERRPLMSTSILKNTVMSSGGEAREKSEMENGDGAVGDQYETHLECSIASNINHSGQGAPSADEQQTLTEDEGPKYENVNPRDIKCASYTTEG, encoded by the exons CACTGTGTGAAGGACCCCAATCCTGTTCTGTAAATGAAATGTGTGTAAATCCGGGGTTCTGCCTTTGTAAGCCAGGATTCTTTGGAGCCAACTGTGAAACAA GTTGTCCTCCCCAGTTCTGGGGTTCCGAATGCAAGAAGGTGTGCTCATGTCATCCACATGGACAATGTGACCCTGTAACAGGTCAATGTACTTGCAATTCAAATCGCTGGGGACCCAACTGTCAAGAGACATGCAAATGTGGAAATAATGCTGCCTGTGACCCCCTTACAGGCCAATGCATCTGCAAACCAGGCTGGTGGGGGCTGAATTGTAAACAGCAATGCAAGTGCAATCTTGATAACTCCAAGTGTGACCTTATCACTGGGAAGTGCAATTGCTCACCAGGTTTCTGGGGTGCCAACTGTGCACTGAAGTGTATGTGCGTTCACTCATCCTGCCACCAAGAGACAGGGATATGCCACTGCAAGCCGGGCACATGGGGGCCAGCCTGTGAGCGATCTTGTACCTGCCAAAATGGAAATTGTGACCCCAGAAGTGGTGAATGCCTCTGTGAACCAGGGTACAAGAGTCCTACCTGCAGTGAGCCTTGTCAGGCTGGCTTTTATGGGAGCGGCTGCAAAATGAA GTGTGGGTACTGCAAACATCACAAATCTTGTGACCCTAAGAATGGGTCTTGTGTGGCCTGTGAGCTGGGCTGGAATGGTACCCTCTGTAATCAGCTATGTCCTGCGGGTCGTTATGGAGAAAACTGCAATGGGGTGTGTCGGTGTCGTGGCAGTGAAGTCTGTAATCGCAAGACTGGGACATGCTTACACTGTAACCCTGGCTGGTCTGGACCAAG GTGTGATTCCCCGTGTCCAGCTGGAAGCTATGGAAACCTCTGCCGCTTTCAGTGCCAACCATGCTACCATGGAAGCTGTGATTCAGTGACTGGACACTGCATCTGTGACTCAGGCTATCAGGGAGACag CTGCAATGCCACTTGTCCAGCTGGATTCCATGGCCAGAATTGCTCATCTCCTTGTCTCTGCAGGAGTGGTACTTGCCATCCAGTCACTGGAGTCTGTGATGCTG CTTTAGGAAGACATGAAGTTCTCATCATTGCCATTCTTGTCCCTCTTTTGCTGGTACTCTTGGCGgtcatctgctgctgctgctgctgtggaacCAACCTGAACGATACAAAAGACAG GTCGGCTATTAGTGATGCTGGTCCAATGACTCGCATGAAGCACCATGTTATCTGTGTTATAGCTAATTTAAGCTCAGCCATTCCCTGCTTTGTTCTGGGGTCTTCAACATGGCCTCGGGTCACAG TGGCCCATCATGATGCTGATGTGACCTTTAACCACAGCTTTATCGAACCTCCTTCTGCCGGCTGGGTATCTGAGAACTCATTCTCATCTTTTGAAACAGACGAGGAAGGTCCTGTCTACTGCATTCCACCCAAAGAAG GTGATGGTGCAGAGTTCCAGGAAATGGCTTCTAAGTGTAACATCTTTCCAGATGTTTCCTCCTTCAATGCTGAGGATGTTTCTCAGGCCTTCCCTATTCCCCGAACCTCCAGCATTGCCAAGTCCAAGAGGCCTTCAGTGAGCTTTGCAGAAGGCACAAAGTTCGGACCAGAGGAGCGTCGTGGATCAGCTACAGAAATGTTTAATATCCTTCGTGCATCAAAAATGTTATGGGTGACCTCAAAGCTTTCAACTATCCAGTCCAATACTTCTTCACTAGAGGGGGAAGAACCATCTTCAACTGAGGATAATCATCATTATGAGGATGCTGAGATGCCAGATGCCAATCTAAATCAAACAGACTCGGATAAAGAATCAAAATCAGCGTCCACTGGGGGCAGTGGAGAAGCCCAAAGTGGTAGGAGAAGGACAATGTCAAATGCCAAAAGAAATGCTCTGCCACATCCAGCTGCAGAAAACACAGTTTCTGTACAAAAAGGCAATTTAGAAAAAATCTCAACTGTCTATGTGACATTAGGAAAAGCTGTGCGTCAGTCCAAAGCCTCCTCTGACTCAAGCATGGAAGGGCCAGTTCAATCAGTTTTGAGGAGACTGGGCAGCCtacaaagacagaaagaagaCTCTCCCAAACCTAGTGGACGGGGAGACAATATAATAAAGCCACCCCGAAGAAAACTTGGAGCCAGAGCTGGACTTTGGGAACAAGCCTTAGCTGCTTCAGCTGCCAAAGGTCTGCCTAAGCAGCAAACACAGGTTAGACATTCAAATAAATTGGATTGCTCTGTGGACTCTCAAGAGGGAACTGAGGAAAGGAGGCCTCTGATGTCCACATCCATTCTTAAAAATACTGTGATGTCCTCTGGTGGAGAGGCAAGGGAAAAGTCAGAAATGGAGAATGGGGATGGAGCTGTAGGGGACCAATATGAAACCCACTTGGAATGCAGCATAGCTTCAAACATTAACCACAGTGGTCAAGGTGCTCCTAGTGCTGATGAGCAACAGACACTTACAGAAGATGAAGggccaaaatatgaaaatgtaaatccAAGAGACATTAAATGTGCTTCATACACAACAGAAGGTTAA